In the genome of Leptospira dzoumogneensis, one region contains:
- a CDS encoding SpvB/TcaC N-terminal domain-containing protein translates to MMNRLFQFAGVLPSGTSFLSPGSAPSPEGSDLFSISTNYSETIDDPETKADALAGAMFISPPEPNNFGAVSLSYPIQVPAGRAGVQPNLALSYSSTGGDGWTGIGWSIGLGAITRTPEYGALFYDSRDTFTWNGKRLIKVSGSTSNENGVYRPEITEEDFALLKLTNIENGGTWEVLDSGGTKTIFGDSSSNRIYDPNQISRTYSWYLSKTEDRNGNYMQVTYDTSLYSEKRNLYVQEIKYTGNSRSGFPAKQYVKFITKPRGDSYVSMAPGFTMTMDRLLDKIEVGWTGGKLWTYSLIYDTSFDSGRPILKTVDSDRHTTKPEFKYSSSSGILAWQNITNQASSEPEVLPDSTQYFEGDFNGDAISDIVFFNPQTGNWKAAEGRREGGYNFKTYGNRYKNYDGPSKIRFFKGNVSGDFNGDGRSDIAFYLPETKDFIVAEHDGQVFQFRNYGRLMSGIPDIFRMEWFPGDYDGNGLSDSLLFDEPTGLWTLMLNKGGSFEFLKIGKKFQNVFRGDYSPNANLDSVSTNDTSIDGKDRSKVKFLSGDYNADGLTDISIYDQRNGKWFVGENFRNPNKADPIYFITNWVLYKVFTAPEQTLFSNDQFSGDFNGDGTSDFLLFDRSSGEWTLGETLNRTINFKIWSKAPQFKTITRWLQGDFNGDGATDVGFFSETDGKFWIGEATSNGFRYKIYSDMSYGPNQDRVMKTPLPLDEVKPTKGFGVFSTSSHTKTVLLDYQYDGNSNPGKGEIAYPGCFTTNDCSASSELLLFDRKTGVFDFKKGSTFTEAVLTGFSPETTGIVTVNNGKVDRYTVNTRDEVLFFGDFGTTSKFFVVTQDSGNVFKRTDFASIADSQVVSFDLNSSAYAIDNFDSTNSKSALVLNDQTSTSAQRFLLTGPSGTKYLTVTGDVLDSYLQNLFQVGSETNRNRRTSFSIFSGDFSGVGKAQILLVDRTGTTHKWYLGTIGSTAINFKLLTGSVNIPVSTTVYDKTSQAGIQYALFPEVSGNSIVYEDPTDTASVVFSKIRITATTIARTVYNPGLVGFSNQFDHRGNPIVVSDGENKVYDLSQSKLVTAASPVFALSMDRPDLMSKVYPFQWIQGDYNGDGLADIGIIHLKEPTWYFAMSTGTVPDVIEQIKNGIGGTYTLEYDNSTKFDNNGGDNIPDLSINYRVCTKITLDDGLGNTIPKNYSYKNGVSFSAFINGKKETDAFGFTEFTMTDATGSRTVHSYFSQPYSNFMHNRALAGAEKEMHILGSDNKDYGSSKKTYEIQQIETVSGKISYLARLSKTQNFINGTATTTSEGSVNFNGYNLTKKTDISTDHYADSAHSSQSFTSVTDFETDSTTNQTRPKKTVSLSGSSHETTSNLTYDSQGNLTRNSVTYTGSGLPSVSANITEYEYDTYGNKIVDKNVSSSPARGTSYVYDDQLHQFVKEQTSFGGSLQLKTSYTTNYSKAFGSPEDSTDPNGNKTYFEYDNFGRLVESSADTDSGTKVLAVYEYGSSFPYSAKTSFPTGGADPSFATRSYKDGMGRIIHTVKTGSNGQFVRSGKISYNGNGQVIRSGQPDWADAGEIDTFVLHTQERNPSYIDYDAIGRAKKTILPVAVGETEATTLTVTYNDPFETIETHSGGTSKRTVKDGKGQVLYIEDFGSDGTNAKIGFCFDLAGKMIKKSDLNDGGALSCDTSGINVKDTSGKNQAYWLYDAFGRLKKNSDPDFGVSTSSYNAFGDTTQTTDARGITTSFTYDPLGRMITKDTPEGTVYFDYDSGSGAENALGKLVRVEDSVQIKTFSYDKLGRAKKETRNIKNLTIELADGPYITEYKYDLLGRVTSINYPEHPVNHTRMKACYTYGTAGYITGISVQVNTNGVIPGYCSKTIVENITYNEFGQTSGFGLGNGVQTNYTYDVKQRLVRINSVGDVDGTTKTLQDAVYAFNSQNNITGITNTSSEYTTAYNYNYDGLNRLTAADGQYQESADNYTKTFRQSFAYAKNGNLLAKRNHNFNDNTLIDEWNYQYSNHQVTHIDSTQSGNNRLVMSYDSSGNMTYQRDNFKDLTKTITVDSQNRIIQVQDALSTTIGNYYYDEGGFRVRKKALVPSGASVKNQEILYPSKFYGLEYSEETNILSSINNVYLNGVRIAALNEDGVTAYFLTDQVDSVAHVLDEGAHTLSRMQYEPYGETLVQRGTLDFAPKYNSQELDRETNFYFYNARYYDPQIARFTSADSVIPERGAVTQNWNRFMYVAGNPILYKDPTGHVPMKECGPEMCGNPIFPAKLEIVSVSAEATLGAGYLAEFGMYKEDIDVGGDTKRARGLFINITPTIGVNGGVGVNYYDVNDTKENYIDGEKEYHTINGNFGPISLGTTIMVDERYRNKSKNKDIVLSTGLPVKFRGLKLGLPFGFSGSANREGSIKSSDGKRSVDGPTASRRFLKFDDFWLSDLRSKKENDRIMKNYNNKNNKSLTTGK, encoded by the coding sequence CGGCGGAACTAAAACTATCTTTGGTGACTCTTCTTCCAATCGGATCTATGATCCAAACCAAATTTCCAGAACATATAGCTGGTATCTTTCTAAAACGGAGGATCGGAACGGGAACTATATGCAGGTCACTTATGATACTTCCCTGTATTCCGAAAAACGGAACTTATATGTCCAAGAGATTAAATATACCGGAAACAGCAGAAGTGGATTTCCCGCAAAACAATATGTGAAGTTTATCACAAAGCCTAGAGGAGATTCGTATGTAAGTATGGCTCCCGGTTTTACCATGACCATGGATAGGCTTTTAGATAAGATAGAAGTAGGTTGGACTGGCGGCAAACTTTGGACGTATTCTCTTATATACGATACTTCTTTCGATTCAGGAAGACCGATCCTTAAAACCGTAGATTCGGATCGGCATACAACTAAACCTGAATTCAAGTATAGTTCTTCTTCCGGAATATTAGCCTGGCAGAATATAACAAACCAAGCTTCCAGCGAACCGGAAGTTCTTCCTGATTCTACCCAATATTTTGAAGGAGATTTTAACGGGGATGCGATTTCGGATATCGTATTCTTCAATCCTCAAACCGGAAATTGGAAAGCGGCAGAAGGAAGAAGAGAAGGCGGATATAATTTTAAAACATATGGGAATCGTTATAAAAACTATGATGGTCCTTCTAAGATCCGATTTTTTAAAGGAAATGTAAGCGGTGACTTTAATGGAGACGGGAGATCCGATATTGCATTCTACCTGCCGGAAACTAAAGACTTCATAGTCGCGGAACATGACGGACAAGTATTCCAATTTCGTAATTATGGAAGATTGATGAGCGGGATCCCGGATATTTTCCGGATGGAGTGGTTTCCCGGCGATTATGACGGGAATGGTCTTTCCGATTCCCTGCTCTTCGATGAACCTACCGGCCTTTGGACTTTGATGTTGAATAAAGGTGGGAGTTTCGAGTTCTTAAAGATAGGTAAAAAATTCCAAAATGTTTTCAGAGGAGATTATTCTCCGAATGCGAATTTGGATAGTGTCAGCACAAACGACACGAGTATAGATGGAAAGGATAGAAGTAAGGTTAAGTTCCTAAGCGGAGATTATAACGCGGATGGACTTACTGATATTTCTATCTATGACCAAAGAAATGGAAAATGGTTTGTAGGAGAAAATTTTAGAAATCCTAATAAAGCGGATCCGATCTATTTTATTACCAACTGGGTGCTATACAAAGTATTCACTGCCCCCGAGCAGACTTTATTTTCTAACGATCAATTTTCGGGAGACTTTAACGGAGACGGAACTTCCGACTTTTTATTATTCGATCGTTCTTCCGGTGAATGGACCTTAGGAGAAACTTTAAATCGGACTATTAATTTTAAGATCTGGTCCAAAGCTCCTCAATTCAAAACGATCACTCGTTGGCTCCAAGGAGATTTCAATGGAGATGGTGCAACTGACGTAGGGTTTTTCTCTGAGACGGACGGAAAGTTCTGGATCGGAGAGGCAACATCTAACGGATTCAGATACAAAATTTATAGCGATATGAGCTATGGCCCGAATCAAGACAGAGTCATGAAAACTCCTCTTCCTTTGGATGAAGTGAAACCTACAAAGGGATTCGGTGTATTCTCTACTTCTTCACATACCAAAACTGTTCTTTTAGATTATCAATACGATGGGAACTCCAACCCTGGAAAAGGGGAAATTGCATATCCAGGATGTTTTACTACAAACGATTGTTCTGCTTCTTCCGAGCTGCTTCTTTTTGATAGAAAAACCGGGGTGTTTGATTTTAAGAAGGGTTCCACATTTACAGAAGCAGTTCTTACGGGTTTTAGTCCGGAGACAACTGGGATTGTAACGGTTAACAATGGTAAGGTGGATCGTTATACTGTAAACACTCGTGATGAAGTTTTGTTTTTCGGTGATTTCGGAACTACAAGCAAATTTTTTGTCGTTACCCAAGATAGTGGAAACGTTTTTAAAAGAACGGACTTTGCAAGTATCGCAGACTCTCAGGTTGTTTCTTTCGATCTCAATTCAAGTGCATATGCTATAGATAATTTCGATTCTACTAATTCCAAGTCGGCTTTGGTCTTGAATGACCAAACAAGCACAAGCGCCCAAAGATTTTTACTTACAGGCCCAAGTGGAACAAAATATCTAACAGTTACCGGAGATGTATTAGATTCGTATCTACAGAATCTTTTCCAAGTAGGAAGTGAAACCAATCGGAACAGAAGAACAAGTTTCAGTATTTTTTCCGGAGATTTTTCTGGAGTTGGAAAGGCCCAGATCTTACTCGTAGATAGAACCGGAACTACTCATAAATGGTATTTAGGAACTATCGGTTCTACTGCAATCAATTTCAAACTTCTAACCGGTTCAGTGAATATTCCTGTATCCACTACCGTTTATGATAAAACAAGTCAGGCCGGGATCCAATACGCGCTCTTTCCGGAAGTATCCGGCAATTCGATCGTTTATGAGGATCCGACAGACACTGCTTCTGTTGTATTTTCTAAAATTAGAATTACTGCAACTACTATTGCGAGAACAGTATACAACCCCGGGCTTGTGGGATTTTCGAACCAATTCGATCATAGAGGAAATCCGATCGTTGTCTCCGATGGAGAGAATAAGGTCTATGATCTTTCTCAGAGTAAGTTGGTTACTGCGGCTTCTCCCGTGTTTGCCTTATCTATGGATCGTCCGGATCTAATGAGTAAAGTGTATCCTTTTCAATGGATCCAAGGGGATTATAATGGGGATGGACTCGCAGATATTGGTATTATTCATCTCAAAGAGCCTACTTGGTATTTTGCTATGTCAACAGGCACGGTTCCGGATGTGATCGAACAGATCAAGAACGGGATCGGTGGGACTTACACTTTAGAATATGATAATTCTACTAAGTTTGATAATAATGGTGGAGATAATATCCCGGACCTTTCGATCAATTACAGAGTCTGCACAAAGATTACCTTAGATGACGGACTTGGGAACACCATCCCTAAGAATTATAGTTATAAAAACGGGGTTTCTTTCTCTGCTTTCATTAACGGCAAAAAAGAAACGGACGCATTTGGATTTACCGAATTCACAATGACGGATGCAACCGGTTCCAGAACGGTTCATTCTTATTTCAGCCAGCCTTATTCCAACTTTATGCATAACCGTGCTCTTGCTGGCGCTGAAAAAGAAATGCATATCCTTGGTTCGGACAATAAGGACTACGGATCTTCTAAAAAGACATATGAGATCCAACAGATTGAAACTGTCTCAGGAAAGATCAGTTATCTGGCTCGTTTAAGTAAAACACAGAATTTTATCAATGGAACTGCAACAACCACTTCCGAAGGTTCTGTGAATTTTAACGGATATAATCTCACTAAGAAGACGGATATAAGCACGGATCATTATGCAGATTCGGCACATTCTTCCCAAAGTTTTACCTCCGTTACGGATTTCGAAACGGATTCCACAACGAACCAGACCCGTCCTAAAAAGACTGTTTCCTTATCCGGTTCTTCTCATGAAACAACAAGTAATCTTACTTATGATTCCCAAGGAAATCTAACCCGTAATTCTGTAACGTATACGGGAAGCGGGCTCCCTTCTGTTTCTGCAAACATTACGGAATACGAATATGATACTTATGGAAATAAGATAGTAGACAAAAATGTAAGTTCAAGTCCGGCCCGTGGGACCTCTTATGTTTATGATGACCAGCTTCATCAGTTTGTAAAAGAACAAACAAGTTTTGGAGGATCTCTCCAACTTAAGACCAGCTACACTACGAACTATAGTAAAGCTTTCGGTTCTCCGGAAGATTCTACGGATCCAAACGGGAACAAAACTTATTTTGAATATGATAATTTTGGAAGACTCGTTGAGTCCAGTGCAGATACGGATTCCGGAACCAAAGTTTTAGCAGTATATGAATATGGGTCTAGTTTCCCTTATAGTGCAAAGACTAGCTTTCCTACCGGAGGAGCCGATCCGAGTTTTGCAACTCGCAGTTACAAAGACGGTATGGGCAGGATCATCCATACAGTTAAGACAGGGTCTAACGGACAATTTGTAAGATCAGGAAAAATCTCGTACAATGGAAACGGGCAAGTCATTCGTTCCGGCCAACCGGATTGGGCAGATGCAGGTGAGATAGATACTTTTGTTCTCCATACCCAAGAAAGAAATCCAAGTTATATCGATTATGATGCCATCGGAAGAGCCAAAAAAACCATCCTTCCTGTTGCAGTTGGAGAAACAGAAGCAACTACGTTAACCGTTACATATAACGATCCATTTGAGACGATTGAGACCCATAGCGGTGGAACAAGCAAGAGAACGGTAAAAGATGGAAAAGGCCAGGTTCTTTATATAGAAGACTTCGGTTCCGATGGGACCAATGCAAAGATCGGTTTCTGTTTTGATCTTGCAGGAAAGATGATCAAAAAGTCGGACCTGAATGATGGCGGAGCTTTGTCCTGTGATACAAGCGGGATCAATGTAAAAGATACTTCCGGAAAAAACCAAGCGTATTGGTTATATGATGCTTTTGGAAGGTTAAAGAAAAACAGCGATCCGGATTTTGGAGTTAGCACAAGTTCCTATAATGCATTTGGAGATACTACCCAAACTACGGATGCGCGTGGAATCACCACAAGTTTTACGTATGATCCTCTCGGCAGAATGATCACCAAAGATACACCGGAAGGAACCGTATATTTCGATTACGATAGTGGTTCCGGAGCGGAGAATGCACTCGGCAAACTCGTGCGAGTAGAAGACTCGGTCCAGATCAAAACCTTCAGCTACGACAAATTAGGCAGAGCGAAGAAAGAAACTAGAAACATCAAAAATCTGACCATAGAACTCGCAGACGGTCCCTATATTACGGAATACAAATATGATCTACTGGGACGTGTGACTTCTATCAATTATCCGGAACATCCAGTCAACCATACTCGGATGAAAGCCTGCTACACCTACGGAACCGCAGGTTATATCACAGGAATTTCAGTACAAGTAAATACAAATGGAGTGATCCCTGGCTATTGCAGCAAAACCATCGTTGAAAATATTACTTATAATGAATTTGGACAAACTTCCGGTTTTGGACTTGGCAACGGAGTCCAAACCAACTATACCTATGACGTAAAACAAAGATTAGTCCGGATCAATTCCGTTGGAGATGTGGATGGAACCACAAAAACACTCCAAGATGCAGTGTATGCTTTTAACTCCCAAAATAATATCACAGGGATCACAAATACATCCAGCGAATACACAACAGCATACAATTATAACTACGACGGATTAAACCGACTCACCGCCGCAGACGGTCAATACCAAGAATCTGCGGACAATTATACGAAAACCTTCCGCCAAAGTTTTGCTTATGCAAAGAACGGGAATCTACTCGCAAAACGAAATCATAACTTTAACGATAATACCCTCATAGACGAGTGGAATTACCAATATTCCAACCACCAAGTCACTCATATAGATTCCACCCAAAGTGGAAACAATCGTCTGGTAATGAGCTACGATTCCTCCGGGAACATGACTTACCAGCGGGACAATTTTAAAGACCTGACCAAGACGATCACAGTAGATTCTCAAAATAGAATTATCCAAGTCCAAGATGCACTCAGCACCACTATCGGTAACTATTATTATGACGAAGGTGGATTCAGAGTTCGTAAGAAAGCTCTAGTTCCAAGTGGAGCTTCTGTCAAAAACCAGGAGATCCTGTATCCAAGTAAGTTCTATGGTTTAGAATATTCTGAAGAAACCAATATCTTAAGTTCTATCAATAACGTTTATTTGAATGGGGTGCGGATCGCTGCTCTAAATGAAGATGGGGTTACTGCATATTTCTTAACGGATCAGGTAGATTCAGTTGCTCATGTTCTAGATGAAGGTGCTCATACTCTCAGCAGAATGCAGTATGAACCTTATGGGGAGACTCTTGTACAAAGAGGAACGTTAGATTTTGCTCCAAAGTATAATTCTCAAGAGCTAGATAGAGAGACGAATTTCTATTTTTATAATGCAAGATATTATGATCCGCAGATCGCGAGGTTTACAAGTGCGGATAGTGTTATTCCAGAGCGAGGTGCCGTTACTCAGAACTGGAACCGCTTTATGTATGTTGCTGGAAATCCGATTCTGTATAAGGATCCGACGGGGCATGTCCCAATGAAAGAATGTGGACCCGAAATGTGTGGAAATCCTATTTTTCCAGCAAAACTTGAAATTGTAAGTGTTTCCGCAGAAGCTACTTTAGGTGCTGGGTATTTGGCCGAATTCGGGATGTATAAAGAAGATATAGATGTGGGTGGAGATACAAAACGAGCTCGAGGATTATTTATCAACATAACTCCTACAATTGGCGTAAACGGAGGTGTTGGAGTAAATTATTATGACGTAAATGATACAAAAGAAAATTATATAGACGGTGAAAAAGAATATCATACTATAAATGGGAACTTTGGGCCAATAAGTCTTGGCACTACCATCATGGTTGATGAAAGATATAGAAATAAGTCCAAAAATAAGGATATTGTTTTAAGCACAGGCTTACCTGTGAAATTTCGCGGATTAAAGTTAGGTTTACCCTTCGGTTTCTCAGGATCGGCGAATAGGGAGGGAAGTATTAAGTCTTCGGATGGGAAAAGATCAGTAGATGGCCCTACTGCTTCTAGACGGTTTTTAAAATTTGATGATTTCTGGTTGAGCGATTTGAGAAGTAAGAAAGAAAATGATAGAATTATGAAAAATTATAATAATAAAAACAATAAGTCTTTGACTACGGGAAAATAG
- a CDS encoding RHS repeat-associated core domain-containing protein: MDGTTKTLQDAVYAFNSQNNITGITNTSSEYTAAYNYNYDGLNRLTAADGQYQESADNYTKTFRQSFAYAKNGNLLSKRNHNFNDNTLIDEWNYQYSNHQVTQIDSTQSGNDRLVMSYDSSGNMTYQRDNFKDLTKTITVDSQNRITQVQDALSTTIGNYYYDEGGFRVRKKALVPSGASFKNQEILYPSKFYGLEYSEETNILSSINNVYLNGVRIAALNEDGVTAYFLTDQVDSVAHVLDEGAHTLSRMQYEPYGETLVQRGTLDFAPKYNSQELDRETNFYFYNARYYDPQIARFTSADTIIDGARNTQGWNRFSYVAGNPIRYKDPTGHNAVPKKLLPSPYETANSASPAFVPRNSNGVGSGLLPSDQKLLGRPTTPEIRPLNKGIDPITLKPKVKKSLWPEITRKDVWNITKGVGREAMELSICGFGFGQAPSCDSKLINNHRSPDYMSAQGSGRISKAGEFTAGGGYMIDRYGTVYESQALSGGSLTKAFSGNASYGWVLSWKQPNKAEMENIMTGEGVNFNVNIKGVGAGLGYSPGTNNFTFEIGVGSPGGGGSRTNSSKVTETKYGW; the protein is encoded by the coding sequence GTGGACGGAACCACAAAAACACTCCAAGATGCAGTGTATGCTTTTAACTCCCAAAATAATATCACAGGGATCACAAACACATCCAGCGAATACACAGCAGCATACAATTATAACTACGACGGGTTAAACCGACTCACCGCCGCAGACGGCCAATACCAAGAATCTGCGGACAATTATACAAAAACCTTCCGCCAAAGTTTTGCGTATGCAAAGAACGGAAACCTACTCTCAAAACGAAATCATAACTTTAACGATAATACCCTCATAGACGAGTGGAATTATCAATATTCCAACCACCAAGTCACTCAGATAGATTCCACCCAAAGTGGAAACGATCGTCTGGTAATGAGCTACGATTCCTCCGGGAACATGACTTACCAGCGGGATAATTTCAAAGACCTGACCAAGACGATCACAGTAGATTCCCAGAACAGAATTACTCAGGTCCAAGATGCACTTAGCACAACGATTGGAAATTATTATTATGATGAAGGTGGATTTAGAGTTCGTAAGAAAGCATTAGTTCCAAGTGGAGCTTCTTTCAAAAACCAGGAGATCCTGTATCCAAGTAAATTCTACGGTTTAGAATATTCTGAAGAAACAAATATCTTAAGCTCTATTAATAACGTTTATTTGAACGGAGTGCGGATCGCTGCTCTAAATGAAGATGGGGTTACTGCTTACTTTTTAACTGACCAAGTGGACTCAGTTGCTCATGTATTGGATGAGGGTGCTCATACACTCTCCAGAATGCAATATGAGCCTTATGGAGAGACTCTTGTCCAAAGAGGAACTCTTGACTTTGCTCCTAAGTATAACTCTCAGGAGTTAGATAGAGAGACTAATTTCTATTTTTATAATGCAAGATATTACGATCCGCAGATTGCGAGGTTTACAAGTGCGGATACGATCATTGATGGGGCACGGAATACGCAGGGTTGGAATAGATTCTCTTATGTTGCGGGGAATCCGATTCGATATAAGGATCCAACTGGGCATAACGCAGTTCCTAAAAAACTTCTTCCTTCTCCTTATGAAACGGCGAACTCTGCGAGTCCAGCATTTGTCCCACGAAATTCCAATGGAGTAGGTTCTGGATTACTTCCTTCTGATCAAAAACTATTGGGTCGTCCGACCACTCCGGAAATTCGTCCTCTTAATAAAGGAATTGATCCGATTACTTTGAAACCAAAAGTTAAGAAATCACTTTGGCCAGAAATCACCAGAAAAGATGTTTGGAATATAACTAAAGGAGTTGGTAGGGAAGCTATGGAGCTTTCTATTTGTGGATTTGGCTTTGGGCAAGCTCCTTCATGTGATTCAAAACTAATAAATAACCATCGCTCTCCGGATTACATGTCAGCTCAAGGTTCAGGGCGAATATCTAAAGCTGGAGAATTTACAGCTGGCGGAGGATATATGATAGATCGTTATGGAACAGTTTATGAAAGTCAAGCTTTGTCGGGCGGTTCTCTGACAAAGGCATTTTCAGGAAACGCTTCATATGGCTGGGTGCTTTCGTGGAAACAACCAAATAAAGCGGAAATGGAGAATATAATGACTGGCGAAGGGGTAAATTTTAATGTAAATATAAAAGGTGTCGGTGCAGGATTAGGGTACTCACCGGGAACCAATAATTTTACTTTTGAAATTGGCGTTGGAAGCCCCGGAGGAGGAGGTTCTCGAACAAACAGTTCAAAAGTAACGGAGACGAAATATGGATGGTAA